GTTGAAGAGCGACCGGTTCGCCAGCCCGGTCAGAGCGTCGAAGAACGCCGCGCCGATCAGCTTCTCGACCTGATCGGCCTGCTCGCTCTGGCGACGCCGCATGTACAGCAGCAGCCCGAGGGTCACCGGCCCGATCACCGCGAACCAGGTGCCGAGTCGCGTCAGCCAGATCGGCCGGGGATCCGCGTAGATCTCGCTGGCCGCGACCACCCGGTCGCCAAGGCGGATCGGCGCGTAGACCGCCAGCACTTCGCGGTAGCTGCCGGACAAGTCTCCGTCGTCAGCCGACGAGAGTGACAGCACACGGGTGTTAACGGTACCAGCCAGCGCGGCGGCCAGGCGCGGTACGCGGGCCGGCAACACCTTGCGCCCGACGCGCTCCTGCTGCCCCGAGTACAGGACGGTGCCGTCCGGGGCGTAGATGCTGACCTGGAGCAGATCTTGCCCGTCTGCAGTCCGTGCGGCGGCAAGCTGACGGTCGAGCGTCGGGGTGAGGCTGGCGATGCGCGCCTGCTGAAAGTCGCTGGCGTCAAGATGACCGAGCACCTGCTCGTCAAGAACCGAGACGGCGCGCTGAGCGATGCGCTGTGTGATCCAGCGCTGGGTCTGCTGGTCGCCGGTCC
The Chloroflexota bacterium DNA segment above includes these coding regions:
- a CDS encoding GGDEF domain-containing protein encodes the protein MSGLTSWNFGSLRRARSAGTIVAVVIVGLLAVFFAWTGDQQTQRWITQRIAQRAVSVLDEQVLGHLDASDFQQARIASLTPTLDRQLAAARTADGQDLLQVSIYAPDGTVLYSGQQERVGRKVLPARVPRLAAALAGTVNTRVLSLSSADDGDLSGSYREVLAVYAPIRLGDRVVAASEIYADPRPIWLTRLGTWFAVIGPVTLGLLLYMRRRQSEQADQVEKLIGAAFFDALTGLANRSLFNFRLQQAFHRARRRGELMVVMFLDLDRFKQINDTLGHAAGDRLLVSVGERLLANVRPEDTIARLGGDEFAVILEEVPSLDEATRIAQRILDATRQPFVLAGQERIVHTSIGIAARTPLHQKPEDVVHDADMALYQAKEGGRDRYAIFSPQTRKPVGRAS